A genomic stretch from Sulfobacillus thermosulfidooxidans includes:
- a CDS encoding MTH1187 family thiamine-binding protein, with amino-acid sequence MAIAEIKVWPVGTDDASVSSYIRQCFRIAENNEDVEAVLTPTSTILEGPLPSIMSVARAMHDAPFDLGCERVVTTITIDERQDREEHMEDMVDSVINNLEA; translated from the coding sequence ATGGCTATTGCGGAAATAAAGGTTTGGCCGGTCGGGACCGATGATGCCAGTGTCTCTTCTTATATTCGCCAATGCTTTCGTATCGCTGAAAATAATGAAGATGTTGAAGCGGTCTTAACGCCGACTTCAACCATTTTGGAAGGTCCTCTACCGTCAATAATGTCCGTAGCCCGAGCTATGCATGATGCACCTTTTGATCTCGGCTGTGAACGTGTGGTCACAACCATCACCATTGATGAACGCCAAGATCGTGAGGAGCACATGGAAGATATGGTTGACAGTGTTATCAATAATTTGGAGGCGTAA
- a CDS encoding MFS transporter, whose translation MGKKLGMTHDLWWLTLSMGLWGLGFGLYGILWPLYIEKLGGNAVSVGIMSTIAGIATALVVFPGGYLADRIDRRTIVLWGWILGVPVPFLFAWAPSWQWLIPGVLLYFGSAFSTPALQAVVVEEAQTDHLSTAYNIVMSVFGAGMVVGPPIGAYLATHWSYQTVFILSGFLYFLSTLAIVPVKSHPPQKSFKPQRPRWTPKGRPRLFQWMMFAAGLAIVQGMAFPYVVPFWKSVSHFSLQTIGYLGSVGILCGTLTGPIWGKIGEKYGITNTIGWGLGLVTLGWLAILWSPTSVTWAFISGIFRGTGESARGLQGVAVGRVVRREEAGTAYGLFNLVTESAGALAPLPGGLLYTHWPYAPLILATFLTGLIAWWLVNGLPGRPLPPPPVTES comes from the coding sequence ATGGGCAAAAAATTGGGAATGACCCATGACCTGTGGTGGTTAACTCTCTCCATGGGGTTGTGGGGATTAGGCTTTGGATTATATGGGATTCTATGGCCATTATATATCGAGAAATTGGGAGGCAATGCCGTTTCGGTTGGCATCATGTCGACAATAGCCGGGATTGCCACGGCGCTCGTCGTGTTTCCAGGCGGATATTTGGCCGACCGCATCGATCGCCGGACAATTGTTTTGTGGGGTTGGATTTTGGGGGTGCCCGTGCCTTTTTTATTTGCGTGGGCGCCGTCATGGCAATGGCTTATACCCGGCGTCTTATTGTATTTTGGATCGGCGTTTTCGACACCCGCTTTGCAAGCCGTGGTAGTCGAAGAAGCACAAACCGACCACCTATCCACAGCATACAATATCGTGATGAGTGTCTTTGGCGCGGGAATGGTTGTCGGACCGCCTATTGGTGCCTATTTGGCCACGCATTGGTCATACCAGACGGTTTTTATTCTTAGCGGTTTCTTATATTTCCTTTCAACTTTGGCGATCGTACCCGTTAAGAGCCATCCGCCTCAAAAATCCTTCAAGCCCCAGCGACCCAGATGGACTCCCAAAGGGCGTCCCCGACTTTTTCAATGGATGATGTTTGCCGCGGGATTGGCGATTGTTCAAGGCATGGCTTTTCCCTATGTGGTACCGTTTTGGAAATCAGTGAGTCATTTTTCCTTGCAGACTATTGGCTATTTAGGAAGCGTGGGCATTTTGTGCGGAACTTTAACGGGACCAATCTGGGGAAAAATCGGTGAAAAATATGGGATTACCAACACTATTGGATGGGGACTCGGGTTGGTGACTTTAGGTTGGCTCGCCATTTTATGGTCCCCCACGAGTGTGACCTGGGCCTTCATCTCCGGAATTTTTCGGGGAACTGGCGAATCCGCACGGGGTTTGCAAGGGGTGGCTGTCGGAAGGGTCGTGCGGCGTGAAGAAGCGGGAACGGCTTATGGCCTGTTTAATTTGGTGACAGAAAGTGCGGGAGCCTTGGCTCCCTTACCTGGCGGGCTTCTTTATACGCATTGGCCTTATGCACCATTAATCTTGGCCACATTCTTGACCGGATTAATTGCATGGTGGCTTGTTAATGGATTACCAGGACGTCCTTTACCTCCACCTCCTGTGACAGAGTCTTAA
- the fliE gene encoding flagellar hook-basal body complex protein FliE has product MNPVGLTLTNLANLNPSGSSLGGHGAGSTTFGALLKGAINQLESTQAQANQQITGAMTGQVTITGAMVAIAEAQSTLDVATSIRNNVVQAYQTIMNMSVG; this is encoded by the coding sequence ATGAATCCTGTGGGATTAACCTTAACCAATCTGGCTAATTTAAATCCTTCTGGGTCATCTTTAGGTGGCCATGGTGCTGGTTCCACGACGTTTGGGGCGCTATTAAAAGGAGCGATTAACCAATTAGAATCGACTCAAGCCCAGGCCAATCAGCAAATTACCGGAGCCATGACCGGCCAAGTGACCATTACCGGAGCCATGGTGGCGATTGCCGAAGCGCAAAGCACATTAGATGTGGCAACATCTATCCGGAACAACGTGGTGCAAGCCTATCAAACCATCATGAATATGTCTGTGGGATAA
- a CDS encoding motility protein A, which yields MRLDVTAIGGIIFGVLALVTGFVLEGGRAGALLQGTAALIVFGGTIGATAVSFSVDELKKVPTLFRMGLTRKKFDPIVLIDQLARYADIARRQQPLALEPEIELTHDEFLSKGLQLIVDNADPTLMRQMLESDIYARYSQQKMGASIFEQAGGYAPTMGIVGTIMGLVHVLGELSGNPNDLASAIGLAFIATLYGVSSANLLWLPMATNLKNKAKHDLLMRQISLEGLLAISQGMAPSLLKDKLMTIIRPSGSPAAQDSSAHAEGDSEAKSGAQEAS from the coding sequence ATGCGTTTAGATGTCACGGCCATAGGCGGCATTATTTTCGGAGTGCTGGCGCTCGTTACCGGATTTGTCTTGGAAGGCGGGCGCGCTGGGGCTTTGCTCCAAGGGACCGCAGCACTGATTGTGTTTGGAGGCACAATCGGTGCCACTGCCGTGTCCTTCTCCGTCGATGAATTGAAAAAAGTCCCGACATTATTTCGTATGGGATTGACGCGAAAAAAATTTGATCCCATTGTCCTGATTGACCAATTGGCCAGGTATGCAGACATTGCCAGGCGTCAACAACCTTTGGCATTAGAGCCTGAGATTGAATTAACCCATGATGAGTTTTTGAGTAAAGGCTTACAACTCATCGTGGATAACGCGGACCCGACCTTAATGCGGCAAATGCTGGAATCTGATATTTATGCCCGCTATTCCCAACAGAAAATGGGAGCGAGTATTTTTGAGCAAGCGGGCGGATATGCTCCCACGATGGGCATTGTGGGTACGATTATGGGATTAGTCCATGTGTTAGGGGAATTATCAGGTAATCCCAACGACTTGGCTTCAGCTATTGGTCTAGCGTTTATTGCCACGCTTTATGGCGTCTCGAGTGCCAATTTATTGTGGCTTCCCATGGCTACGAATCTTAAGAATAAGGCCAAACACGATCTGTTGATGCGGCAAATTAGTCTTGAAGGCCTGTTAGCCATCAGTCAAGGCATGGCTCCTAGCTTGCTAAAAGACAAACTCATGACGATTATTCGTCCATCGGGATCCCCTGCAGCCCAGGATAGTTCGGCTCATGCTGAGGGTGACAGCGAGGCAAAATCGGGAGCACAGGAGGCATCATGA
- a CDS encoding flagellar basal body rod protein FlgB: MGLFDTTASQSIITTLNLSQKAETIIANNLANYDTPGYKSESLSFQHQLAAAIAQGPAAIAQVKGQVVVNTMSLQPDLNSVSMTQQTTDLAKTQLLYQTAVQAFNYKTTEIKIVSEGRAL, encoded by the coding sequence ATGGGATTATTTGACACTACCGCATCACAAAGTATTATCACGACCTTAAATTTGTCTCAAAAAGCCGAAACCATCATTGCCAATAACTTGGCGAATTATGACACCCCAGGATACAAAAGTGAGAGCTTGTCTTTTCAGCATCAGTTAGCGGCCGCTATCGCCCAAGGTCCAGCAGCCATTGCCCAGGTGAAAGGCCAGGTGGTGGTCAACACCATGTCCTTACAGCCCGATTTGAACAGTGTCTCCATGACGCAACAAACCACGGACTTGGCTAAGACGCAACTGTTGTACCAAACCGCGGTGCAAGCATTTAATTATAAAACCACAGAAATCAAAATTGTTAGCGAAGGAAGGGCGTTATAA
- a CDS encoding SCO family protein codes for MRRTPPRPATHANVQLTSLKPSQKAKKAANAGILTPLQGKIAPNFALPDQNGQIIRLSQFRGKVVVLTPMDPTCTTVCPVLAGEIVAANQQLGSLSNHVVFVGFNVDPYWESIQSLQKFDQEHGLTTMKNWYFVTGTTPELEALWRKYYIWVQRLPKQKSVNHASYIYFIGPHGHERWLVGGSADKSLSTSYTALIVQYARALAQHS; via the coding sequence ATGAGAAGGACACCCCCTCGTCCTGCCACACACGCCAATGTACAACTCACGTCGCTAAAACCCTCGCAGAAGGCTAAAAAAGCGGCTAACGCGGGGATCTTAACGCCATTACAAGGAAAAATAGCTCCCAATTTCGCGCTGCCCGATCAAAACGGACAAATAATTCGTTTAAGCCAATTTCGCGGAAAAGTTGTGGTCCTTACTCCGATGGATCCCACCTGCACCACAGTATGTCCGGTGTTAGCAGGAGAAATTGTGGCAGCTAATCAGCAATTAGGCTCTCTCTCAAATCATGTTGTATTTGTGGGTTTCAACGTCGATCCGTATTGGGAATCCATCCAGTCCTTGCAAAAATTTGATCAAGAACATGGTCTAACCACCATGAAAAACTGGTATTTCGTAACCGGGACGACACCGGAGTTAGAAGCTTTGTGGCGGAAGTATTATATTTGGGTCCAGCGCTTACCCAAACAAAAAAGCGTCAACCATGCCAGCTATATCTATTTTATCGGCCCTCACGGTCATGAACGGTGGTTAGTCGGCGGATCGGCCGATAAGTCCTTAAGCACGTCATACACGGCACTCATTGTGCAATATGCTAGAGCCTTGGCCCAACATTCATGA
- a CDS encoding FliM/FliN family flagellar motor switch protein, with amino-acid sequence MSDEPLSQEEIDKLLQAVLSKENEKSPETEEKESVPEEHLATEPTVPETPVAPTPAQGTHDSFDTVKVPAQILEKWAPLGSLQLRFTAEIGTAPLKVGDIMQIGIGSRVPLKTRWMEPLVLKLNGKTVGYGRVVLVGNKFGVQVTKWGRLTH; translated from the coding sequence ATGAGTGATGAACCCTTATCACAAGAAGAAATTGACAAGTTGCTTCAGGCTGTCTTGTCTAAGGAAAATGAAAAATCGCCGGAAACAGAAGAGAAGGAATCCGTGCCGGAAGAGCACCTTGCCACGGAACCAACAGTTCCTGAAACACCTGTGGCACCTACTCCTGCTCAAGGAACGCATGACAGCTTCGATACAGTAAAGGTGCCTGCCCAAATTCTTGAGAAATGGGCACCACTGGGTTCACTGCAATTACGATTTACGGCCGAAATTGGGACAGCCCCATTAAAGGTTGGGGATATTATGCAGATTGGCATTGGTTCCCGGGTACCGCTTAAGACACGGTGGATGGAGCCTTTAGTGTTAAAACTGAATGGCAAAACGGTCGGGTATGGACGGGTTGTTCTGGTTGGCAATAAGTTTGGCGTTCAGGTGACGAAGTGGGGACGCCTGACTCACTAA
- a CDS encoding flagellar motor protein MotB yields MNEIWEKETENEDGGNENAGMMRWLITYADLITLLLAFFIVLYAMNRTEQVKFSLVSQALANQFDSKSIIGKSPGPSIINGLSGTHAELASLNRLEDELQQKINQAHLSSSVSVTSNERGVEVSLNASLLFAPGSAKVSPQAASLLLQLGNILKTVPNDIEVAGYTDSTPIRTVKYPSNWQLSAARAANVVYILAHVPGINPSRLSIAAFGHYHPIATNKTPQGRQLNRRVNILILRSTVGQVAIGNGP; encoded by the coding sequence ATGAACGAAATCTGGGAAAAGGAGACAGAAAACGAAGACGGTGGCAATGAAAATGCCGGGATGATGCGATGGCTCATTACCTATGCCGACTTAATTACGTTGTTGCTGGCCTTTTTCATTGTGCTTTATGCCATGAACCGGACCGAACAGGTCAAGTTTTCCTTGGTGTCTCAAGCGTTGGCAAACCAGTTTGACTCCAAAAGCATTATTGGCAAATCGCCCGGTCCTTCCATTATTAATGGATTATCGGGGACGCATGCCGAACTTGCGAGTTTAAACCGGCTAGAAGATGAATTGCAGCAGAAAATCAATCAGGCCCACTTAAGTTCATCCGTATCTGTGACCAGCAATGAGCGGGGAGTGGAAGTGAGCTTGAATGCCTCGCTGCTCTTTGCGCCTGGATCGGCTAAAGTTTCACCCCAAGCGGCGTCGTTATTATTGCAGTTGGGAAATATCCTAAAAACTGTGCCCAATGATATTGAGGTTGCCGGCTATACCGATTCGACCCCTATTCGCACGGTCAAGTATCCCAGCAACTGGCAATTGTCGGCAGCGCGGGCGGCAAATGTCGTCTATATTTTGGCGCATGTGCCGGGTATTAATCCTAGTCGCCTATCGATCGCGGCTTTTGGTCATTACCACCCTATTGCGACCAATAAGACGCCTCAGGGGCGCCAACTTAATCGCCGAGTGAATATCTTAATTCTTCGCTCGACGGTTGGCCAAGTGGCGATTGGCAATGGTCCCTAA
- the flgC gene encoding flagellar basal body rod protein FlgC — MFDALNITASALSAESLRLDLVANNLANATTTKTVTGFPYQSESAVLAQIPAPSNGPYRGIGQGVVVKAILASQAPFPKVYDPTSPLANAQGYVLESNVNLSTQMVDMAEASQAYQANANAFSADKNMILKALTLGA, encoded by the coding sequence ATGTTTGATGCCTTGAATATTACCGCCTCAGCTCTTAGTGCCGAATCCTTACGTTTAGATCTCGTGGCCAATAACTTAGCCAATGCGACTACGACCAAAACGGTGACGGGCTTCCCGTATCAAAGTGAATCGGCGGTGTTGGCACAAATCCCGGCACCATCAAATGGGCCTTACCGTGGCATTGGCCAAGGTGTGGTGGTCAAAGCCATTTTAGCCAGCCAAGCGCCCTTTCCCAAAGTTTATGATCCCACCAGTCCCTTGGCGAATGCACAAGGCTATGTTTTGGAATCGAATGTCAACTTATCGACACAAATGGTGGATATGGCCGAAGCATCCCAAGCCTATCAAGCGAATGCGAATGCCTTTTCGGCCGACAAAAACATGATCTTAAAAGCCTTAACGTTGGGAGCGTAG
- a CDS encoding FxsA family protein, translating to MLKRLLALFLVVPLVELFLLFLIAHYLGWGWTIGITLVSSLLGAYLAKISGKQWWETVKREWASEGFPVHRLGEGALLLISMAFMITPGPLTGIIGLLFMIPKIRLGAARLIARWVSNRFIERLWR from the coding sequence ATGCTCAAACGGCTTTTGGCTCTCTTCTTAGTTGTCCCGTTAGTGGAATTATTTTTGTTATTTCTCATTGCCCATTACCTTGGCTGGGGTTGGACCATTGGCATTACTTTGGTGTCATCGCTGTTAGGGGCGTACTTGGCCAAAATTAGCGGCAAACAGTGGTGGGAAACCGTCAAACGAGAATGGGCGTCTGAAGGTTTCCCTGTTCACCGGTTAGGAGAAGGGGCATTGCTGTTAATTTCCATGGCATTTATGATTACTCCGGGACCCCTAACCGGTATTATAGGCTTGTTATTTATGATTCCGAAAATTCGTTTGGGCGCGGCCAGACTCATCGCCCGCTGGGTGTCCAACCGTTTCATAGAACGGCTCTGGCGTTAA
- a CDS encoding DUF1054 family protein, with protein MYQFTGFTQDDFNIFLIPEFHDRMSAVRTRIRPKLAMIGDDLAPKLSELLHHPIYPHTASHARRRVNPPDDTWVSFSRNERGYKRFAHFEVGITLDYVFVRFVVKREGEDDKPILLQYLKSRGRDAFQLSDPSTIYWYKDDHGVDPFPIEHITAEKMQEIIRHTEVKSHGFTVGVIFERTNPIVGKAELVTRAYNAIVHLSPLYLGSVPSEALSK; from the coding sequence ATGTATCAATTCACAGGATTTACTCAAGATGATTTTAATATTTTTCTCATTCCCGAATTTCACGACCGTATGAGCGCTGTTCGAACCCGCATCCGTCCTAAACTCGCCATGATTGGAGACGATTTAGCGCCCAAATTGTCAGAACTCCTGCACCATCCTATATATCCTCATACAGCGTCTCATGCGAGACGACGGGTGAATCCGCCAGATGATACCTGGGTCTCGTTTTCGCGCAATGAACGCGGTTATAAACGGTTTGCCCATTTTGAAGTCGGCATTACCTTAGATTATGTGTTTGTCCGCTTTGTCGTCAAGCGCGAAGGCGAAGACGACAAACCCATTCTGTTACAATATCTTAAAAGTCGTGGTCGAGACGCCTTCCAACTATCCGATCCGTCGACAATTTATTGGTATAAAGACGACCACGGCGTCGACCCGTTTCCTATAGAACATATCACGGCTGAAAAAATGCAAGAGATCATTCGTCATACAGAAGTCAAAAGTCATGGGTTTACTGTCGGTGTCATCTTTGAACGAACCAATCCTATCGTCGGCAAGGCCGAACTCGTCACCCGGGCATACAATGCCATTGTCCATCTCTCTCCATTATACTTGGGCTCTGTGCCCAGCGAGGCGTTAAGCAAATGA
- a CDS encoding tetratricopeptide repeat protein, which produces MDEYQWTVIVNTWAYDETQIEETSAPFIGWANRIVFVELGPWHRQLDLSLWSEGVEIVQDWPGSFRLQYDQILRREQDLDTDMILFLEGNEIIRRMDLHDLNHYTSKHVAAYRLPVLRSGSDESKKELRILRLSRWHGFHGVYKADPYPELTAFSEPILEGEIPIVRTGEGIKHGPRLEGIMREAKDIDLLVRARWLLDTREFQTALRLLKKDGTKSLYNNEKSLLVRTMMAEALMGLKKPQEALQVLASLMARFPNADRSYLMGRVLYALDRFDEASTYFYQAGTGAYGLRESQEPGADGYRALLWAAQSLHLAKRPKDSFMMVTRLLEDFPFFREGWKFFFALLGDAKPEELYELMTQIVSPQTVHEVFERMGETEGPEQAFQQWLFR; this is translated from the coding sequence ATGGACGAGTATCAATGGACGGTTATTGTCAATACTTGGGCTTATGACGAGACCCAAATCGAAGAGACAAGTGCTCCCTTTATTGGGTGGGCGAATCGGATTGTGTTCGTGGAATTAGGGCCATGGCATCGTCAACTTGACCTTTCGCTTTGGAGTGAAGGAGTTGAAATTGTCCAGGACTGGCCAGGATCTTTTCGTTTGCAATATGACCAGATTTTACGGCGAGAACAAGATTTAGACACGGACATGATTCTTTTCCTGGAAGGAAATGAAATCATTCGCCGTATGGATCTTCATGATTTGAATCATTACACCAGTAAACATGTGGCGGCTTACCGGCTGCCCGTCCTGCGTTCAGGAAGCGATGAATCAAAAAAAGAACTTCGCATATTAAGACTCTCGCGTTGGCATGGGTTTCACGGGGTTTATAAAGCCGATCCTTATCCCGAACTCACCGCTTTCAGTGAACCTATCCTTGAGGGCGAAATACCTATTGTGAGAACAGGCGAGGGTATAAAGCATGGTCCTAGGCTTGAAGGGATTATGCGTGAAGCTAAAGATATCGATTTGTTGGTAAGAGCCCGGTGGCTTCTTGACACACGGGAATTCCAGACCGCTTTACGATTACTGAAAAAGGACGGGACGAAAAGTCTTTATAACAATGAAAAAAGCCTTCTTGTACGTACAATGATGGCCGAGGCACTTATGGGCTTAAAGAAACCGCAGGAGGCATTACAAGTACTGGCGTCTTTGATGGCCCGTTTTCCGAATGCCGACAGATCTTATCTCATGGGACGCGTGCTCTATGCATTGGACCGGTTTGACGAAGCGTCGACCTATTTTTATCAAGCCGGCACAGGAGCTTACGGGTTACGAGAATCCCAGGAACCTGGTGCTGATGGGTACCGGGCCTTGTTATGGGCGGCCCAATCACTGCATCTTGCTAAACGGCCCAAAGATAGTTTTATGATGGTGACTCGTCTGTTAGAAGATTTCCCATTTTTTCGTGAGGGCTGGAAATTTTTCTTTGCCTTACTCGGCGACGCCAAGCCGGAGGAATTATATGAGTTAATGACGCAAATTGTTTCCCCGCAAACGGTCCATGAAGTGTTTGAACGGATGGGAGAGACCGAAGGGCCAGAGCAAGCGTTTCAACAATGGCTGTTTCGGTGA
- the dcd gene encoding dCTP deaminase: protein MVIGEQVLKERMEKSLPERLIVTPLLSPEQIKGGSVDVRLGTEFILMKRSARGPIDPMNMDTGSSGDYQERVHVDVGDKMILHPNQLVLGVTLEFIQVPADLMAYVIGRSSWGRLGLMVATAVMVSPGYRGSLTLELANLADTPVYLYPGTRVAQLVFHQVEGSHAAYAQQGGKYTGPVGPEFSKLSLDQDWRAIKLMGADRVRA, encoded by the coding sequence ATGGTAATTGGGGAACAAGTATTAAAAGAGCGTATGGAAAAATCTTTACCGGAACGTCTTATTGTTACCCCCCTTTTGAGTCCTGAGCAGATCAAGGGAGGATCGGTGGACGTTCGTTTAGGGACGGAATTCATTTTGATGAAACGATCGGCACGGGGGCCTATTGACCCGATGAATATGGATACAGGATCTTCGGGCGATTATCAGGAACGAGTGCATGTAGATGTCGGCGACAAAATGATTTTGCACCCTAACCAGTTAGTCTTGGGGGTGACCTTAGAGTTTATCCAGGTGCCAGCGGATTTGATGGCCTATGTGATTGGACGGTCATCGTGGGGACGGTTGGGCTTGATGGTAGCGACAGCGGTAATGGTTTCGCCAGGATACCGTGGCAGTTTGACTCTGGAATTAGCCAATTTGGCTGACACCCCGGTTTACTTATATCCAGGAACTCGGGTGGCTCAGCTCGTGTTTCACCAGGTGGAAGGCAGCCATGCCGCCTACGCTCAACAAGGCGGGAAATATACCGGGCCTGTTGGTCCCGAATTCTCCAAATTGTCACTGGATCAAGATTGGCGTGCTATTAAACTCATGGGTGCTGACAGGGTTAGGGCATGA
- a CDS encoding LysR family transcriptional regulator — MILSHLKTFVRIIDAGSLTRAAEQLSLTQPAVTKQLAALEETFQTRLVIRQGRRLRLTPSGEVLYHYAKRILALVDQTYEAIAEIERPGQGEIDLGAVSTIAVFSLPKVLAIFTRNFPSLRVRVHIGEIQDTLDKVIRQDIAVGLVTIPIVHPQIDSVPLFQDPVRLVVSPEKAKKLPRELDLEELAHMEFISYQTPSRFRAFMDGVLEQHGIIPHVLMEFNSHDLVKSMVKVGLGVAFVPESVVAEDLANGSLETITVKNLPPLARTTSLILAKDPPRSGGLMALLTTFFDHYQVEPRLWPPWYWETRAYEAALPWNPHQKESKERKP; from the coding sequence ATGATTTTGTCCCATCTCAAAACCTTTGTGCGGATTATTGATGCGGGCAGCTTGACCCGAGCTGCGGAACAATTATCGTTGACCCAGCCTGCAGTGACCAAGCAATTAGCCGCATTGGAAGAAACTTTTCAGACCCGCCTCGTTATCCGGCAAGGTCGGAGACTGCGTCTGACTCCGAGTGGTGAGGTGTTATACCATTATGCTAAACGCATTTTAGCCTTGGTTGACCAAACTTATGAAGCGATTGCTGAAATTGAACGACCGGGGCAGGGAGAAATTGATCTTGGAGCGGTCTCTACTATTGCCGTGTTTTCACTGCCGAAAGTTCTGGCCATTTTTACCCGGAACTTCCCGAGTCTTAGAGTACGCGTTCATATCGGGGAAATTCAAGATACGTTAGACAAAGTCATTCGCCAGGATATTGCCGTTGGCCTGGTGACTATACCTATTGTCCATCCCCAGATCGATTCGGTGCCTCTGTTCCAAGATCCGGTACGTTTAGTGGTAAGTCCTGAGAAAGCGAAAAAGCTACCTCGGGAACTCGATTTAGAAGAATTGGCTCATATGGAGTTTATTTCCTATCAAACTCCATCGAGATTTCGAGCCTTCATGGACGGGGTCCTCGAACAACATGGGATTATTCCTCATGTCCTGATGGAATTTAATAGTCACGATTTGGTGAAAAGTATGGTCAAAGTGGGCCTCGGGGTGGCTTTTGTGCCGGAATCGGTCGTCGCCGAGGATCTGGCCAATGGCAGCTTGGAGACCATTACGGTGAAGAATTTGCCGCCGTTGGCCCGCACAACATCGTTAATCCTGGCCAAAGATCCCCCTCGGAGCGGGGGATTGATGGCTCTGTTGACGACCTTTTTTGATCACTATCAGGTAGAGCCTCGGTTATGGCCGCCGTGGTACTGGGAAACCCGGGCTTATGAAGCGGCTTTGCCCTGGAACCCGCATCAAAAGGAATCCAAAGAGCGCAAACCGTAA
- a CDS encoding thioesterase family protein, whose translation MTCSLDNIPENLTHDLTAQVTESMTAQAVGNPTPVPVLATPVLLGLCEKAAAEALLPFLDDQCLIVGVNVSLTHHSPTPVGSTVTIHVRLASRDGNKFTWDISGHDGFGDIVQVRLTSAVISQKALERRLQAKMHR comes from the coding sequence ATGACCTGTTCATTAGACAACATCCCCGAGAACCTGACCCATGACTTAACAGCTCAGGTAACAGAGAGCATGACAGCCCAAGCCGTGGGAAATCCTACGCCAGTCCCAGTTTTGGCAACCCCGGTGCTGCTAGGACTGTGCGAAAAGGCAGCCGCCGAAGCGTTGCTCCCGTTTCTGGATGACCAATGCCTCATCGTCGGCGTCAATGTGTCCCTCACTCATCACAGTCCGACTCCTGTGGGTTCGACAGTCACCATTCACGTGAGACTCGCCTCGCGCGATGGCAATAAATTCACTTGGGACATTAGCGGCCATGATGGTTTTGGCGACATTGTCCAGGTCCGTTTAACATCGGCGGTCATATCGCAAAAAGCATTAGAACGTCGGCTCCAAGCGAAAATGCATCGGTAA